A window from Cryobacterium sp. PAMC25264 encodes these proteins:
- a CDS encoding lycopene cyclase domain-containing protein, with product MPGVLYLLALLVSLTGMVVLDRRFGLFFWRAPVAAAAVLAIGVGFFLAWDLWGIGAGIFYRGETDFMTGLQLAPELPVEEFFFLTFLCYLFMNALQGVRMLLETRRTA from the coding sequence ATGCCGGGTGTGCTGTACCTGCTGGCCCTGCTCGTCTCACTGACCGGCATGGTCGTGCTCGACCGGCGGTTCGGGCTGTTCTTCTGGCGCGCGCCCGTAGCGGCGGCCGCCGTTCTGGCTATCGGGGTTGGCTTCTTCCTGGCCTGGGACCTCTGGGGCATCGGCGCCGGCATCTTCTACCGCGGCGAGACCGACTTCATGACCGGGCTGCAGCTGGCGCCCGAGCTGCCCGTCGAGGAGTTCTTCTTCCTGACCTTCCTCTGCTACCTGTTCATGAACGCGCTGCAGGGCGTGCGGATGCTGCTGGAGACGAGGCGCACCGCGTGA